In Spirosoma aureum, a single genomic region encodes these proteins:
- a CDS encoding transposase: MKKKLFTEAQIVAVLKQYEGGREAMDVCREYGISKAILFNWRTKYSGMATTHLKALKALQEENRRLKQM; this comes from the coding sequence ATGAAAAAGAAACTATTTACTGAAGCCCAGATTGTGGCTGTCCTCAAACAATACGAAGGAGGGAGAGAAGCCATGGATGTTTGCCGGGAGTACGGTATCTCGAAAGCCATCCTGTTCAACTGGCGTACGAAGTACAGCGGTATGGCGACTACTCACCTGAAGGCACTTAAAGCACTCCAGGAAGAGAACCGTCGTCTCAAGCAGATGTAG